A single Anopheles funestus chromosome 2RL, idAnoFuneDA-416_04, whole genome shotgun sequence DNA region contains:
- the LOC125760547 gene encoding sterile alpha motif domain-containing protein 5 isoform X4: protein MAVSNIVCEWLRALGLGQYAESFLDNGYDDLEICKQVGDPDLDAIGVQNPAHRSKLLKSVRLLREKGAASVYFQLNDPKSLLSDNSDSLERDSSPLMLSELEALLQEQLKADGVCLTAHPYSTPVSP from the coding sequence ATGGCGGTAAGCAACATCGTGTGCGAGTGGTTGCGCGCCCTCGGGCTCGGCCAGTACGCGGAAAGCTTCCTCGACAATGGATACGACGATCTGGAGATCTGCAAGCAGGTTGGCGATCCCGATCTGGACGCGATCGGTGTACAGAACCCGGCCCACCGGAGCAAGCTGCTCAAGAGTGTACGGTTGCTGCGCGAGAAAGGTGCGGCCAGCGTTTACTTTCAGCTGAACGATCCAAAATCGCTGCTGTCGGACAACAGTGACAGCTTGGAGCGGGACAGTTCACCATTGATGCTGAGCGAACTGGAGGCATTGTTGCAGGAGCAGCTAAAGGCAGACGGCGTATGCCTGACGGCACATCCGTACTCGACACCG